Proteins encoded together in one Impatiens glandulifera chromosome 1, dImpGla2.1, whole genome shotgun sequence window:
- the LOC124924222 gene encoding subtilisin-like protease SBT4.3: MESTEAISKVKTGKIIGARYYEGDTALDKKGHGIHTASTAAGRVVENANLFGIANGTAQGGVPLARIATYKVCGFRCDEKDVMAAFDDAIADNVDVISISIGSQYTVNISDDVIAIGSFHAMQKGILTIQAAGNIEFPILKTTVSIAPWLFTVAASGIDRKIINKLVLGNTPTLLIEAKIANASGLILRKYKTVFNDVAIDAILPMAILHDSEFEFVESYLKSNKFPSARILKSEAVHSPTPGPIVASFSARGPNAIIPEIFKHLFLILLDFLTYPVQNINSNLELSMACPHVTGAVAYVKSKHLDWSTTAIKSSIMTTAWTMNMEYNVDAELGYGAGLIDPVKAAYPGLVYETSIHEYINMFCSVGSEGDKLRKMLGVETKCPEGIKTSPKDLNYPAMTAPIQINSSFNIQFSRVVTNVGDKRWTG; encoded by the exons atggagtccactgAGGCTATTTCAaaggtgaaaacggg AAAAATTATTGGGGCGAGGTACTATGAGGGAGACACTGCACTGGATAAAAAGGGTCATGGAATCCACACAGCATCAACAGCAGCAGGAAGAGTGGTGGAAAATGCTAACCTTTTTGGTATTGCAAACGGAACTGCCCAAGGAGGCGTCCCATTAGCTAGAATAGCTACATATAAAGTATGCGGTTTTCGTTGTGATGAAAAAGATGTCATGGCCGCATTTGATGATGCCATTGCCGATAATGTTGACGTTATTAGTATCTCAATTGGTTCTCAGTATACAGTAAATATAAGTGATGATGTTATTGCCATTGGCTCATTTCATGCTATGCAAAAGGGAATTTTAACCATACAAGCAGCTGGAAATATAGAATTTCCCATCTTAAAAACAACGGTAAGCATTGCACCTTGGTTGTTCACAGTGGCTGCTAGTGGTATTGAtagaaaaatcatcaacaagCTTGTCCTTGGAAATACACCAACACTCCTG ATTGAGGCTAAGATTGCCAATGCAAGCGGGCTTATTCTACGAAAATATAAAACAGTTTTCAACGATGTTGCTATTGATGCTATTTTGCCCATGGCAATTCTACATGACTCCGAATTTGAATTTGTGGAGTCTTATCTCAAGTCTAACAAATTTCCTTCTGCAAGAATCTTAAAGAGTGAAGCTGTTCACTCACCAACACCCGGTCCCATTGTAGCTTCTTTCTCAGCAAGAGGGCCAAATGCAATTATACCTGAAATTtttaag CATCTCTTCCTTATACTCCTGGATTTCCTGACATACCCAGTGCAAAATATAAATTCCAATCTGGAACTTTCGATGGCGTGTCCTCATGTTACTGGTGCAGTTGCTTATGTAAAATCAAAACATCTTGACTGGTCCACAACAGCTATCAAATCATCTATTATGACTACTG CTTGGACTATGAATATGGAATACAATGTTGATGCTGAACTTGGTTATGGAGCGGGACTCATTGATCCAGTAAAAGCTGCATATCCTGGACTGGTGTACGAGACATCCATACACGAGTATATCAATATGTTCTGTAGTGTAGGTTCGGAAGGAGATAAGTTAAGGAAGATGTTAGGAGTAGAAACGAAGTGTCCAGAGGGAATTAAAACATCTCCTAAAGATCTCAACTACCCAGCAATGACTGCCCCAATACAAATTAATTCatcttttaatattcaattttcaaGAGTTGTGACAAACGTTGGTGACAAACGTTGGACAGGCTAA